In Lates calcarifer isolate ASB-BC8 linkage group LG21, TLL_Latcal_v3, whole genome shotgun sequence, a single window of DNA contains:
- the gkup gene encoding glucuronokinase with putative uridyl pyrophosphorylase produces the protein MICILLVAGHGTVLETQIKNDDTGLYSHLTGVPKALLPGIGGKKILDFWWETVNMRQLFTEVYLVTNADKYKYYERWATANDFPVENVVNDGSTTLEDRLGAVADLVLVIRSRKLRDDIVVIAGDMLCADQNFDIAQVIRFFRSKPGELIIYYELEESEKCSSRGIVEVCPDTHRITRFLEKPQDGLTASRLASVVFYCIQRDTLSYLSDFLSLQPQTTERTFGQFWEWLINEKHLDVFGMKLPTGFQLIGQVGLSDYTKWLTHYSTKQQYNPAKPITCRSFARVGLMGNPSDGFNGKTIAMTISNFWAEVTLVESQTLVLVPHPLNDPTEFGSLQDLFCISRKEGYLGGLRLLQATCKKFYQFCSKQGLALTKQNFTLKYDTNIPRQVGLAGSSAIVSATLKCLMKFYNITDNDLPKPVRANFILNVETDELFITAGLQDRVVQVYEGLVYMDFSKKLMEEQGYGNYVSMDMSNLPLFWLAYLSDPSDSGRIHSNIRQRWLSGEPLVVEAMKTFAELTDQARTALQDRDWSCLAQLMDKNFELRRSIYTDDCLGPGNLKMVQLARQFGSAVKLPGSGGAVVGLCLDQAKLVEMRQAFQEAGCVFCVIAPYNPSASTVGCQH, from the exons ATGATCTGCATACTGCTGGTAGCCGGTCACGGCACCGTGTTAGAAACACAAATTAAG AATGATGACACAGGTTTATACAGCCACCTGACAGGGGTGCCAAAGGCCTTGCTCCCTGGCATTGGAGGAAAGAAGATCCTTGATTTTTGGTGGGAAACTGTCAACAT GCGGCAGTTGTTCACAGAAGTGTATCTGGTCACCAATGCTGACAA GTATAAGTACTATGAGCGCTGGGCTACTGCTAATGACTTCCCAGTAGAAAACGTAGTAAATGACGGCAGCACTACATTGGAGGACCGTCTTGGGGCTGTGGCTGACCTGGTGCTGGTCATACGTAGTCGCAAGCTGCGAGACGATATCGTGGTG ATAGCAGGAGACATGCTGTGTGCAGACCAGAACTTTGATATTGCTCAAGTTATCCGCTTCTTCAGATCAAAG cctggagagcTAATCATTTACTACGAGCTGGAGGAAAGTGAGAAATGCAGCTCCAGGGGCATTGTGGAGGTCTGCCCTGACACCCATAG GATAACTCGTTTCTTGGAGAAACCCCAGGATGGGCTGACAGCATCCCGGCTGGCCAGCGTGGTATTTTACTGCATTCAGAGAGACACACTGTCCTACCTGTCTGACTTCCTCAGCCTGCAGCCTCAAACTACAGAGAGGACCTTTGGACAATTCTGG GAGTGGCTCATCAATGAGAAGCATCTTGATGTGTTTGGGATGAAGCTTCCTACTGGTTTCCAGCTCATTGGACAAGTG GGCCTGTCAGACTACACCAAGTGGCTCACCCACTACTCTACCAAGCAACAGTACAATCCTGCTAAACCAATTACATGCAGGTCATTTGCCAG GGTTGGATTAATGGGGAATCCCTCAGATGGCTTCAATGGGAAAACCATTGCCATGACAATCTCTAACTTCTGGGCAGAGGTCACTTTAGTGGAGAGCCAGACCTtg GTTTTAGTCCCTCATCCACTCAATGATCCCACAGAGTTTGGAAGCTTGCAAGATCTTTTCTGTATCAGCAGGAAGGAAGG GTACCTGGGAGGTCTCCGGCTGCTGCAGGCCACCTGTAAGAAGTTCTACCAGTTCTGCTCCAAACAAGG TTTAGCTTTAACAAAGCAGAACTTCACACTGAAGTACGACACCAACATTCCTCGGCAGGTG GGCCTTGCTGGAAGCAG TGCCATCGTCTCAGCCACTCTGAAGTGTCTCATGAAATTCTACAACATCACCGACAAT GATCTCCCAAAACCAGTCCGAGCCAACTTCATCCTCAACGTGGAGACTGACGAACTTTTCATTACTGCTGGTTTGCAGGATAGGGTTGTTCAG GTCTATGAAGGTTTAGTCTACATGGATTTCAGCAAGAAGCTTATGGAGGAGCAGGGCTACG GAAATTATGTTTCTATGGATATGAGCAACCTTCCACTGTTCTGGCTGGCCTACCTGAGTGACCCCAGTGACTCTGGACGCATCCACAGCAACATCCGACAGCGCTGGCTCAGTG GGGAGCCTCTGGTAGTTGAGGCCATGAAGACTTTTGCTGAGCTAACTGATCAAGCCAG GACAGCTTTACAGGACAGAGACTGGAGCTGCCTGGCACAACTGATGGACAAGAACTTTGAGCTGAGGAG GTCTATATACACTGATGACTGTCTGGGTCCTGGCAATCTCAAGATGGTTCAGCTGGCGAGGCAG TTCGGCTCAGCAGTAAAGTTACCAGGCAGTGGGGGAGCTGTGGTGGGTCTCTGCCTGGACCAGGCAAAACTG GTGGAGATGAGGCAAGCTTTCCAGGAGGCAGGTTGTGTCTTCTGTGTCATCGCACCATACAACCCATCTGCCAGCACTGTGGGCTGCCAACACTAA